A single genomic interval of Staphylococcus hyicus harbors:
- a CDS encoding ribose-phosphate diphosphokinase: protein MLNTEYKNSSLKIFSLKGNEPLAQEVADHVGVELGKCTVKRFSDGEIQINIEESIRGCDVFIIQPTSNPVNVHLMELLIMIDACKRASAANISIVVPYYGYARQDRKARSREPITAKLVADLFETAGADRMIALDLHAPQIQGFFDIPIDHLMGVPILADYFLNNKDIDPDKYVVVSPDHGGVTRARKLADFLKTPIAIIDKRRPKPNVAEVMNIVGEIEGRTAIIIDDIIDTAGTITLAAQALKDKGATEVYACCTHPVLSGPAKERIENSAIKELIVTNSIQLKDDQKPSNIIELSVAELLAQAIVRVYERESVSVLFD, encoded by the coding sequence ATGTTAAACACCGAATATAAAAATTCGTCTTTAAAAATTTTCTCGTTGAAAGGTAATGAACCCCTAGCTCAAGAAGTAGCAGATCACGTTGGTGTTGAATTAGGTAAATGTACAGTAAAACGATTCAGTGATGGTGAAATTCAAATTAATATCGAAGAAAGTATTCGTGGTTGTGACGTCTTCATCATTCAGCCTACATCTAACCCTGTAAACGTACACTTAATGGAATTATTAATTATGATTGATGCATGTAAACGTGCTTCAGCAGCTAATATTTCAATCGTTGTGCCTTATTATGGATATGCACGCCAAGACCGTAAAGCGCGTAGTCGTGAACCTATTACTGCAAAATTGGTGGCAGATTTATTTGAAACTGCAGGGGCTGACCGTATGATCGCGTTAGATTTACATGCGCCACAAATTCAAGGGTTCTTCGACATTCCAATCGATCACTTAATGGGTGTACCTATTTTAGCGGATTACTTCTTAAACAATAAAGATATTGACCCGGATAAATATGTGGTTGTCTCTCCAGACCATGGTGGTGTGACACGCGCACGTAAACTTGCAGACTTCTTAAAAACACCAATCGCGATTATTGATAAACGTCGTCCGAAACCTAACGTAGCCGAAGTCATGAATATTGTGGGTGAAATCGAAGGGCGTACAGCGATTATTATAGACGATATTATTGATACAGCGGGTACAATTACTTTAGCGGCTCAAGCATTAAAAGATAAAGGTGCAACAGAAGTTTATGCATGTTGTACACACCCGGTATTATCTGGTCCAGCAAAAGAACGTATCGAAAACTCAGCGATTAAAGAATTAATTGTGACGAACTCTATTCAACTTAAAGACGATCAAAAGCCAAGCAATATTATCGAATTGTCAGTGGCTGAACTTCTTGCACAAGCGATTGTACGTGTTTATGAACGCGAATCAGTAAGTGTATTATTTGACTAA
- the purR gene encoding pur operon repressor: protein MRYKRSERIVFMTQYLINNPNKLVPLTFFVTKFKQAKSSISEDVQIIKDTLIEEGLGTIETVAGASGGVRYRPEMKKAEAEAVIDELIHLLQEKDRLLPGGYLFLSDLVGNPPLLKQVGKLIATIYMHEDLDAVVTIATKGISLANAVASVLNLPVVVIRKDNKVTEGSTVSINYVSGSTRKIETMVLSKRTLKEHSKVLIVDDFMRAGGSINGVINLMNEFKAEVKGVSVLVESKEVKQRLIEDYTSLVRLSDVDEYNQAFKVEAGNSLSKFEN, encoded by the coding sequence ATGAGATATAAAAGAAGTGAACGTATCGTCTTCATGACACAATATTTAATTAATAATCCGAATAAGCTCGTGCCACTCACATTTTTTGTAACGAAATTTAAACAAGCAAAGTCATCAATAAGTGAAGATGTTCAAATTATTAAAGATACTTTGATTGAAGAAGGTTTAGGTACGATTGAAACTGTGGCTGGTGCAAGTGGTGGTGTACGCTACCGCCCTGAAATGAAAAAAGCAGAAGCAGAAGCGGTTATTGATGAATTAATTCATTTACTTCAAGAAAAGGATAGGCTTTTACCAGGTGGCTACTTATTCTTATCAGATTTAGTAGGCAATCCACCGCTTTTAAAACAAGTCGGAAAATTAATCGCGACGATTTATATGCATGAAGATTTAGACGCTGTTGTCACGATTGCGACGAAAGGGATTTCGCTTGCAAATGCTGTAGCAAGCGTATTAAACTTACCAGTTGTTGTGATTCGTAAAGATAATAAGGTGACAGAAGGTTCAACGGTCTCAATCAATTATGTATCAGGTTCAACACGAAAAATTGAAACAATGGTATTATCTAAACGTACACTAAAAGAACACTCAAAAGTTTTAATTGTAGATGACTTCATGCGTGCGGGTGGTTCGATTAATGGTGTAATCAATTTAATGAATGAGTTTAAGGCTGAAGTAAAAGGGGTATCGGTACTTGTAGAATCTAAAGAAGTCAAGCAAAGATTAATCGAGGACTATACTTCCTTAGTACGGTTGTCCGATGTCGATGAGTATAACCAAGCGTTTAAAGTCGAAGCGGGTAATAGCCTTTCTAAATTTGAAAATTAA
- the metG gene encoding methionine--tRNA ligase: protein MVKDTFYITTPIYYPSGNLHIGHAYSTVAGDVIARYKRLQGYDVRYLTGTDEHGQKIQEKAQKAGMSEIEYLDTMIDSIKALWKKLDISNDDFIRTTEKRHTAVVEKIFEKLLKQGDIYLGEYEGWYSVPDETYYTETQLVEPVYENGKIVGGKSPDSGHDVELVKEESYFFKLSKYTDRLLAFYDEHPEFIQPPSRKNEMINNFIKPGLDDLAVSRTSFDWGVKVPSNPKHVVYVWLDALVNYISALGYLTDEDELFKKYWPADIHLMAKEIVRFHSIIWPIILMALDVPLPKKVFAHGWILMKDGKMSKSKGNVMDPNVLIDRYGLDATRYYLMRELPFGSDGVFTPEAFVERTNYDLANDLGNLVNRTISMINKYFDGQLPAYQGPQHELDKDMEQMALDTVKAYHESMDNLQFSVALATVWKFISRTNKYIDETTPWVLAKDETNKAMLGNVMAHLVENIRYAAVLLRPFLTHAPYQIFEQLNIQNKALYEFDSLQSYGQLKEDIMVSSQPTPIFPRLDVAAEVAYIKESMQPPKPEVEDVPSKAQIDIKDFDKVEIKAATIIDAENVKKSDKLLKIQVDLDHEQRQIISGIAKFYQPDDIIGKKVAVVTNLKPAKLMGQKSEGMILSAEKDGVLSLVSLPNAVPNGAIIK, encoded by the coding sequence ATGGTAAAAGATACATTTTATATTACTACACCGATTTATTATCCAAGCGGTAATTTACACATTGGCCATGCATACTCTACTGTAGCAGGGGACGTTATTGCACGTTACAAACGTTTACAAGGATACGATGTACGCTATTTAACGGGAACAGATGAGCATGGACAGAAAATACAAGAAAAAGCTCAAAAAGCAGGGATGTCTGAAATAGAGTATTTAGACACTATGATTGATAGTATTAAAGCATTATGGAAAAAGCTAGATATTTCTAATGATGACTTCATTCGTACGACAGAAAAACGTCATACTGCAGTCGTTGAGAAAATCTTTGAAAAGTTACTAAAACAAGGTGATATTTACCTTGGTGAGTACGAAGGTTGGTATTCTGTTCCAGATGAAACGTACTATACCGAAACACAATTGGTTGAGCCAGTATATGAAAATGGCAAAATCGTGGGCGGTAAAAGTCCGGATTCAGGGCATGATGTTGAGCTTGTGAAAGAAGAAAGTTATTTCTTTAAACTCTCAAAATATACGGATCGTTTACTTGCTTTTTATGATGAACATCCTGAATTTATTCAGCCTCCATCTCGTAAAAATGAGATGATTAATAACTTTATTAAACCTGGGTTAGATGATTTAGCGGTATCACGTACATCATTTGACTGGGGTGTAAAAGTGCCATCAAACCCCAAACACGTCGTTTATGTATGGCTTGATGCGCTCGTTAACTACATTTCAGCATTAGGTTATTTAACAGATGAAGATGAATTGTTCAAGAAATATTGGCCGGCGGATATTCATCTTATGGCAAAAGAAATTGTGCGTTTCCATTCTATAATTTGGCCGATTATTTTAATGGCATTGGATGTACCACTACCTAAAAAAGTGTTTGCACATGGTTGGATTTTAATGAAAGACGGTAAAATGAGTAAATCTAAAGGTAACGTGATGGATCCGAATGTACTTATCGATCGCTACGGTTTAGATGCGACACGTTACTACCTCATGCGTGAATTACCATTCGGTTCAGATGGTGTCTTTACACCTGAAGCTTTCGTTGAACGTACGAATTATGATTTAGCGAATGATTTAGGAAACTTAGTCAACCGTACGATTTCAATGATTAATAAATATTTTGATGGTCAACTTCCAGCATATCAAGGTCCACAACATGAATTGGATAAAGATATGGAACAAATGGCGTTAGACACTGTGAAAGCCTATCACGAAAGTATGGACAATTTACAATTTTCTGTCGCGCTTGCGACTGTATGGAAGTTTATTAGCCGTACGAATAAATATATTGATGAGACGACGCCTTGGGTTTTAGCAAAAGATGAAACTAATAAAGCAATGCTTGGCAACGTAATGGCCCATTTAGTTGAAAACATTCGTTATGCAGCAGTGTTATTGCGTCCATTTTTAACACACGCTCCGTATCAAATTTTTGAACAATTAAATATTCAGAATAAAGCGTTGTATGAGTTCGATAGCTTGCAATCATACGGTCAACTTAAAGAAGATATTATGGTATCATCGCAACCGACACCGATCTTCCCACGTTTAGACGTGGCTGCTGAAGTAGCGTATATAAAAGAAAGTATGCAACCACCGAAACCAGAAGTGGAAGACGTACCGTCAAAAGCACAAATTGATATTAAAGATTTCGATAAAGTTGAAATTAAAGCAGCAACGATCATTGATGCTGAAAATGTAAAAAAATCGGATAAATTATTAAAAATTCAAGTCGATTTAGACCACGAACAACGTCAAATTATCTCAGGTATTGCGAAGTTTTATCAACCAGATGATATCATTGGGAAAAAAGTGGCGGTTGTTACGAATTTAAAACCCGCAAAATTAATGGGACAAAAATCAGAAGGTATGATATTGTCTGCTGAAAAAGACGGCGTACTGTCGTTAGTGAGCTTACCGAATGCAGTTCCTAATGGTGCAATCATTAAATAA
- the rnmV gene encoding ribonuclease M5, which produces MKINEFIVVEGRDDTERVRRAVECDTIETNGSAIDRTCLDVIRQAQETRGVIVLTDPDFPGDKIRAIIREAVPGVKHAYIDREKAQNKRGKIGVEHASFDAIREALMHVSSPLSESEETIDKATLIDLGLIIGPDSRRRRDIVGRRLHIGHSNGKQLLKKLNAFGYTEQDVRRALGEEE; this is translated from the coding sequence ATGAAAATAAATGAATTTATCGTTGTAGAAGGTCGTGATGATACGGAACGTGTGCGACGGGCTGTTGAATGTGACACGATTGAAACGAATGGAAGTGCAATAGATCGGACGTGTCTCGATGTGATACGTCAAGCGCAAGAGACCCGAGGTGTCATCGTCTTAACCGATCCTGATTTCCCGGGTGATAAAATACGCGCCATTATTCGAGAAGCTGTTCCAGGTGTTAAACATGCGTATATCGATCGTGAAAAAGCCCAAAATAAACGTGGTAAAATTGGCGTGGAACATGCGTCGTTTGATGCTATTCGAGAAGCGTTGATGCATGTCTCTTCGCCATTATCAGAATCTGAAGAGACCATTGATAAAGCGACACTCATAGATTTAGGTCTCATCATCGGCCCAGATTCAAGACGTCGTCGTGACATTGTCGGACGTCGGTTACACATTGGTCATTCAAATGGGAAACAATTATTAAAGAAACTCAATGCGTTTGGCTATACAGAACAAGATGTGCGCCGCGCATTAGGAGAAGAGGAGTAA
- the glmU gene encoding bifunctional UDP-N-acetylglucosamine diphosphorylase/glucosamine-1-phosphate N-acetyltransferase GlmU, with translation MQKHAVVLAAGKGTRMKSKKFKVLHEVAGKPMIAHVIDQVKATGIDNIVTIVGHGAESVKETLGDVSKYSFQQEQLGTAHAVQQAETHLGQLTGTTVVVCGDTPLITGETLSQLIAHHEASQAQATVLSATTAQPFGYGRIVRDSSTGALKSIVEEKDANDEEKQITEISSGIFAFDNQTLFSLLNEVDNNNGQGEYYLPQVLTLIQHHSGKVAIYHTDDFDEIIGVNDRVALSRATQLFHQRTNEMHMRNGVTLLDPATTYIGANVKIGADTVIEAGVKLSGRTVIGEDVIVGQYSEIQDSVIEDGVTIKQSVITDAHVGRNSTVGPFAQLRPGSDLGAETKVGNFVEIKKARLDDGAKVSHLSYIGDAEIGARTNIGCGSITVNYDGVNKFKTIVGKDAFIGCNTNLVAPVTVGDRTLIAAGSTITDDVPEESLALARARQTTKHGYLNKQK, from the coding sequence ATGCAAAAACATGCAGTCGTTTTAGCAGCTGGTAAAGGCACTCGCATGAAGTCAAAGAAATTCAAAGTGCTTCATGAAGTCGCTGGAAAACCTATGATTGCTCATGTTATCGATCAAGTAAAAGCAACGGGTATTGATAATATTGTTACAATCGTAGGCCACGGTGCTGAAAGCGTGAAAGAAACATTAGGGGATGTTTCTAAGTACAGTTTTCAACAAGAACAACTCGGGACAGCGCATGCGGTACAACAAGCCGAAACACATCTTGGTCAATTAACAGGAACGACAGTTGTTGTTTGTGGCGATACACCGTTAATCACTGGTGAGACATTATCTCAATTGATTGCTCATCACGAAGCATCACAAGCTCAAGCTACAGTGTTGTCCGCAACGACAGCGCAACCATTCGGATATGGTAGAATCGTCAGAGATTCAAGTACTGGCGCTTTAAAAAGTATCGTTGAAGAAAAAGACGCAAACGATGAGGAAAAACAAATTACGGAAATTAGTTCGGGAATCTTTGCTTTCGATAATCAAACATTATTCTCATTATTGAACGAAGTGGATAATAACAATGGTCAAGGCGAATACTATTTGCCGCAAGTGTTAACTTTAATTCAACATCACTCTGGCAAAGTTGCAATATATCACACGGATGACTTTGATGAAATTATAGGTGTAAATGACCGCGTGGCATTGAGTCGTGCAACACAACTCTTTCATCAGCGTACGAATGAGATGCACATGCGCAATGGTGTCACACTGCTAGATCCTGCTACTACATATATTGGTGCTAATGTGAAAATTGGCGCAGATACTGTGATAGAAGCTGGCGTTAAACTTTCTGGCCGCACAGTGATTGGTGAAGATGTCATTGTAGGTCAATATTCTGAAATACAGGACAGTGTTATTGAAGATGGCGTAACGATAAAACAATCAGTTATTACAGATGCTCATGTCGGACGTAATTCTACAGTTGGTCCATTCGCCCAACTAAGACCAGGCAGCGATTTAGGTGCAGAAACAAAGGTGGGCAACTTTGTTGAAATTAAAAAAGCACGCTTAGATGATGGCGCAAAAGTCTCTCATTTAAGTTACATCGGTGACGCTGAAATTGGCGCACGTACAAATATCGGATGTGGGTCAATTACAGTGAACTACGATGGGGTGAATAAATTTAAAACCATTGTAGGTAAAGATGCCTTTATTGGTTGCAACACGAACTTGGTTGCGCCAGTTACAGTTGGAGATCGCACTCTTATCGCTGCGGGATCTACTATCACAGATGATGTACCTGAAGAAAGTTTAGCATTAGCGCGTGCAAGACAAACAACGAAACACGGTTATTTAAATAAACAGAAATAG
- a CDS encoding TatD family hydrolase — MLIDTHVHLNANQYDEDLEAVIERARDAGVDRMFVVGFDTKTIERAMKLIDDYDFIYAIIGWHPVDAIDCTDERLDWIESLSQHPKVIGIGEMGLDYHWDKSPKDIQKSVFRKQIALAKRVQLPIVIHNRDATQDCIDILLEEHAEEVGGIMHSFSGSPEIADIVTQKLNFHISLGGPVTFKNAKQPKEVAKHVPLDRLLVETDAPFLTPHPYRGKRNEPAHVTLVAQQIADLRGISYEEVAQQTTQNAERLFNLV, encoded by the coding sequence ATGTTAATTGATACACACGTACATTTAAATGCGAATCAGTATGATGAAGATTTAGAAGCGGTGATTGAGCGTGCGCGAGATGCAGGTGTGGACCGTATGTTTGTCGTAGGTTTTGATACAAAAACGATTGAACGTGCGATGAAATTAATCGATGATTATGATTTTATTTATGCAATCATTGGTTGGCATCCGGTTGACGCCATTGATTGTACAGATGAGCGTTTAGATTGGATCGAATCTTTATCTCAACATCCCAAAGTCATTGGTATTGGCGAAATGGGCTTGGATTACCATTGGGATAAATCACCTAAAGATATTCAAAAATCAGTGTTTAGAAAACAAATCGCGCTGGCAAAACGTGTGCAATTACCGATTGTAATTCACAACAGAGATGCAACACAAGATTGTATCGACATCCTATTAGAAGAGCATGCTGAAGAAGTGGGCGGTATTATGCATAGTTTTAGCGGTTCACCTGAAATTGCAGATATTGTCACACAAAAACTCAACTTTCACATTTCACTTGGTGGTCCAGTAACATTTAAAAATGCGAAACAACCGAAAGAAGTAGCAAAACATGTACCGTTAGATCGCCTGTTAGTAGAGACAGATGCACCATTTTTAACACCGCACCCATATCGTGGAAAACGAAATGAACCTGCGCATGTGACGCTCGTAGCACAACAAATTGCAGATTTACGAGGCATTTCATATGAAGAAGTAGCACAACAAACCACTCAAAACGCAGAACGCTTGTTTAATTTGGTATAA
- a CDS encoding 50S ribosomal protein L25/general stress protein Ctc has product MASLKSIIRKGKQTRGELRKIREAGKVPAVVYGYGTKNVSVKVDEVEFIKLIREVGRNGVIQLGVGSKEIKVMVSDYQFDPLKNQITHIDFLAINMSEARTVEVPVSLVGEAKGASEGGVVEQPLFNIEVTATPDNIPESIEVDVTELDVNDSLSVADIKVSGDFTIETAADETVVSVVAPTEEPSEEEIAAMEGDAETAEPEVIGESTEEGEEGSEDKEA; this is encoded by the coding sequence ATGGCTTCTTTAAAGTCTATTATTCGTAAAGGTAAACAAACACGCGGTGAATTACGCAAAATCCGTGAAGCAGGTAAAGTACCAGCAGTTGTTTATGGATACGGTACTAAAAACGTATCTGTAAAAGTTGATGAAGTAGAATTCATCAAATTAATCCGTGAAGTTGGACGTAACGGTGTTATTCAATTAGGCGTTGGTTCAAAAGAAATCAAAGTTATGGTATCTGATTACCAATTTGATCCACTTAAAAACCAAATCACTCACATCGACTTCTTAGCAATCAACATGAGCGAAGCGCGTACTGTAGAAGTACCTGTAAGCTTAGTTGGTGAAGCGAAAGGTGCAAGTGAAGGTGGCGTTGTTGAACAACCATTATTCAACATCGAAGTAACTGCTACACCTGATAACATTCCTGAATCAATTGAAGTTGACGTTACAGAATTAGACGTTAACGACAGCTTATCAGTTGCTGACATTAAAGTATCTGGTGACTTCACAATTGAAACTGCTGCAGATGAAACAGTTGTTTCTGTTGTAGCACCAACTGAAGAGCCATCTGAAGAAGAAATCGCTGCAATGGAAGGTGACGCTGAAACAGCTGAACCAGAAGTAATCGGTGAATCAACTGAAGAAGGCGAAGAAGGTTCAGAAGATAAAGAAGCGTAA
- the pth gene encoding aminoacyl-tRNA hydrolase yields MKLIVGLGNVGKKYEQTRHNIGFEVIDHLIARHQLKLDKQKFRGAYTVAHLFGEKVIFLEPLTFMNLSGEAVRPLMDYYNIDVEDILVLYDDLDLAQGHMRLRQKGSAGGHNGIKSLIQHLGTQEFKRIRIGIDRSSRIPVVDYVLQKFSSEEMKVMQPVITHVADAVEAFIQNKKFENIMNQYNGEVK; encoded by the coding sequence ATGAAACTCATCGTCGGCTTAGGGAATGTAGGAAAAAAATACGAACAAACACGCCATAACATTGGCTTTGAAGTGATAGATCATCTTATCGCACGTCACCAATTAAAATTAGATAAACAAAAATTTCGTGGGGCTTATACTGTCGCTCATTTATTTGGCGAAAAAGTAATCTTTTTAGAGCCGTTGACGTTTATGAACTTGTCTGGTGAGGCAGTGCGCCCACTGATGGATTATTACAATATAGATGTAGAAGACATATTAGTGCTTTATGATGATTTGGACCTTGCACAAGGCCATATGCGTTTGCGTCAAAAAGGAAGTGCAGGTGGTCACAATGGGATTAAATCACTGATTCAACATTTAGGAACACAAGAATTTAAGCGTATTCGCATCGGGATAGATCGTTCATCGCGTATCCCTGTCGTTGATTATGTATTACAAAAATTCTCATCAGAGGAAATGAAAGTGATGCAACCTGTAATCACACACGTGGCTGACGCTGTAGAAGCATTTATTCAAAATAAAAAATTTGAGAATATCATGAATCAATATAACGGTGAAGTAAAGTGA
- the veg gene encoding biofilm formation stimulator Veg, with protein sequence MPKSIIDIKNRLDCQLGNRIVLKANGGRKKTIERSGVLKETYPSVFIVELDQDKHNFERVSYTYADVLTENVHVSFVEEDLQQEATAQ encoded by the coding sequence ATGCCAAAATCTATTATAGACATCAAAAATCGTCTTGATTGTCAGTTAGGAAATCGTATTGTACTAAAAGCTAATGGGGGACGTAAAAAAACAATAGAACGTTCTGGTGTGTTAAAAGAAACATACCCTTCTGTGTTCATTGTTGAACTAGACCAAGATAAGCACAACTTCGAACGAGTGTCCTATACTTATGCAGATGTACTTACTGAAAATGTACACGTATCATTTGTAGAGGAAGACTTACAACAAGAGGCAACGGCGCAATAA
- the ispE gene encoding 4-(cytidine 5'-diphospho)-2-C-methyl-D-erythritol kinase: MIYETAPAKINLTLDTLFKRDDGYHEVEMIMTTIDLNDRLSFEKRQDDQIVLHVDETYIPSDERNLAYRAALLMKETYQIKEGVTITLEKNIPVAAGLAGGSSDAAATMRGMNRLFGLNRSLDELSELSAEIGSDIPFCVYGTTALCQGRGEKITLLNRPPSCWVIVAKPQAGLSTPEIYNGLDLNRPFEVHTLACMSAIDEQDYAGVCKSLSNRLEPVSMALQPEIQKIKENMLNNGADGALMSGSGPTVYGFAQRERQARHIYNAICGCCNDVYLVRTLG; this comes from the coding sequence ATGATTTATGAAACGGCTCCTGCTAAAATTAATTTAACGTTAGATACTTTATTTAAGCGAGATGACGGTTATCATGAAGTCGAAATGATTATGACGACAATTGATTTAAATGATCGCTTGTCTTTTGAAAAACGTCAGGATGATCAAATTGTTCTACATGTTGATGAAACATACATTCCTTCTGATGAGCGTAATTTGGCATACCGTGCTGCGCTATTAATGAAAGAAACGTATCAGATTAAAGAAGGCGTAACGATTACTTTAGAGAAAAATATCCCCGTTGCTGCTGGTTTGGCAGGTGGGTCAAGCGATGCTGCTGCAACGATGCGTGGAATGAACCGTTTATTCGGACTTAACCGAAGCTTGGATGAATTGAGTGAATTATCTGCAGAGATTGGTTCTGATATTCCTTTTTGCGTGTATGGTACAACGGCATTATGCCAAGGGCGCGGTGAAAAGATTACGTTGCTCAATCGCCCGCCATCGTGTTGGGTGATTGTAGCAAAGCCGCAAGCTGGATTATCTACACCTGAAATATATAATGGCCTTGATTTAAACCGTCCATTTGAAGTACATACCCTAGCGTGTATGTCGGCGATAGATGAACAGGATTATGCAGGTGTTTGCAAAAGTTTATCGAATCGCTTAGAGCCTGTGTCTATGGCATTACAACCTGAAATTCAAAAAATAAAAGAAAATATGCTGAATAACGGTGCGGACGGTGCGTTGATGAGCGGCAGTGGCCCGACAGTCTACGGATTTGCGCAACGCGAGCGCCAAGCACGTCATATTTACAACGCTATTTGTGGTTGTTGTAACGATGTATATTTAGTGCGAACGTTAGGATGA
- the spoVG gene encoding septation regulator SpoVG translates to MKVTDVRLRKIQTDGRMKALVSITLDESFVIHDLRVIEGNSGLFVAMPSKRTPDGEFRDIAHPINSEMRQEIQDAVMKVYEETDEVIPAQNDENKDESESNAEA, encoded by the coding sequence ATGAAAGTGACAGATGTCAGACTTAGAAAAATACAAACAGATGGAAGAATGAAAGCGCTCGTGTCTATTACACTTGACGAATCATTTGTTATCCATGACTTGCGCGTCATTGAAGGTAATTCAGGACTTTTCGTAGCAATGCCAAGTAAACGTACACCAGATGGTGAATTCCGCGACATTGCGCATCCAATTAATTCAGAAATGCGTCAAGAAATTCAGGATGCAGTAATGAAAGTATATGAAGAGACTGATGAAGTCATTCCTGCTCAGAATGATGAAAATAAAGATGAATCTGAGAGTAACGCTGAAGCGTAA
- a CDS encoding RidA family protein produces the protein MQTINTDKAPAAVGPYSHASIVNGMVYTSGQIPLNLEGNIVSDDVEAQTKQVFENLKAVLEAAGSDLDHVVKVLVFLSDMEHFQKVNDVYGTYFTSHKPARSAVEVARLPKDVKIEIEVIAEVKDV, from the coding sequence ATGCAAACAATTAACACAGATAAAGCGCCTGCTGCAGTTGGACCCTATTCACATGCATCTATTGTCAATGGTATGGTCTACACGTCAGGGCAAATACCTTTAAATTTAGAAGGAAATATTGTAAGTGATGATGTTGAGGCACAAACTAAACAAGTGTTTGAAAATTTGAAAGCTGTACTCGAAGCAGCAGGATCTGATTTAGATCACGTTGTGAAAGTGCTTGTTTTCTTATCTGATATGGAACATTTCCAAAAGGTGAATGATGTTTACGGCACGTACTTTACTTCGCATAAACCGGCGAGAAGTGCAGTTGAAGTGGCACGTTTGCCAAAAGATGTTAAAATTGAAATCGAAGTCATCGCTGAAGTAAAGGATGTATAA
- the rsmA gene encoding 16S rRNA (adenine(1518)-N(6)/adenine(1519)-N(6))-dimethyltransferase RsmA, with protein sequence MMHEKDIATPTRTRALLEQYGFSFKKSLGQNFLIDVNIINNIIHASGIDERTGVIEVGPGMGSLTEQLAKNAKHVMAFEIDQRLIPVLEDTLSPYHNVTVINEDILKADVKKAIDTHLADCDKIMVVANLPYYITTPILLSLLEADLNIDGYVVMMQKEVGERLNAAVGTKAYGSLSIVAQYYTETSRVLTVPKTVFMPPPNVDSIVVKLMKRGRPIVHVDDEQQFFKLTKGAFGQRRKTIFNNYQNVFQDGKNVKLEIMAWLEAAGIDPKRRGETLSIQEYARLYAELENFPKLTL encoded by the coding sequence ATTATGCATGAGAAAGATATTGCTACCCCAACCCGTACCCGTGCATTATTAGAACAATATGGCTTTAGCTTCAAGAAGAGTTTAGGTCAAAACTTTTTAATCGATGTAAATATTATTAATAATATTATTCATGCAAGTGGGATTGATGAACGTACTGGTGTCATTGAGGTGGGGCCTGGTATGGGATCATTAACGGAACAGCTTGCTAAAAATGCTAAACACGTTATGGCATTTGAAATCGATCAACGCTTAATACCAGTTTTAGAAGACACATTGTCTCCATATCACAATGTGACTGTAATTAATGAAGATATTTTAAAAGCAGACGTGAAAAAGGCAATTGATACACATCTGGCAGATTGCGACAAAATTATGGTGGTTGCCAATTTACCATACTACATTACGACGCCGATTCTATTATCGTTACTCGAAGCAGACTTGAATATCGATGGTTACGTGGTCATGATGCAAAAGGAAGTTGGAGAGCGCCTAAATGCAGCGGTAGGGACAAAGGCATATGGGTCCTTATCAATCGTTGCGCAATACTATACAGAGACCTCTCGCGTCCTTACAGTTCCCAAAACAGTCTTTATGCCACCACCAAATGTTGATTCAATTGTAGTGAAGTTAATGAAGCGTGGAAGACCTATCGTTCATGTTGACGATGAACAACAATTTTTTAAATTGACGAAAGGTGCATTTGGGCAACGCCGAAAAACCATCTTCAACAATTATCAAAATGTATTTCAAGATGGTAAAAATGTAAAACTTGAAATTATGGCCTGGTTGGAGGCAGCTGGCATCGATCCAAAACGTCGTGGCGAAACGCTTTCTATACAAGAATATGCACGTTTGTATGCAGAGTTGGAAAATTTCCCAAAATTGACATTATAA